Below is a genomic region from Acidobacteriota bacterium.
CTCGTTCGCGGAAGAGGTCGACCAGGTCGTCGCCATCGATCTGGCGGCGCGATTCGATGACGCGGGGCACAGGCTGGCCACCGAGCGCGGCGTCCGAAACCTCCACTTCGCCCGTGCCGATGGGCAGGCGCTGCCGTTTACGGATGCGTCGTTCGATCTGGTTCTGTCCCACGCCGTTATCGAGCATGTGGCCGACGCGCAACGGTACCTCAAGGAATTGGCGCGCGTGTTGAAGCCCGGCGGCATCATCTATCTCTCGACGGCGCCATATCTTTCCTTCGCGGGTGCTCATCTGCCGCGGCTCAGGATTCCGATCCCCTTGCACCTTCTGCTGGGCCGGCGGGCCTCGTTTGCGACGTTCAGCTGGCTTGCCCGCCACGCTCCATGGACGCTACGGGAGCCGGAGCACGAGAATTCGTTCATCAAGCTGGCTCGCGAGGGACGAGCCAAGTTCGACGATCTGCTGGAGAAGGTCCGGGTGCCCCGCCTGCGCGATCACATCCGGGGCGCGCAACTCACGATCGTCACGGAACTGCTCCAAC
It encodes:
- a CDS encoding class I SAM-dependent methyltransferase — protein: MRSVSSVTTGSGDVREPFGGHVRQIDTDAIKSYATRRFRSEYDYALFEYFRSAKVISFLEQAGVKLGGRVLDAGCGGGGMPLSFAEEVDQVVAIDLAARFDDAGHRLATERGVRNLHFARADGQALPFTDASFDLVLSHAVIEHVADAQRYLKELARVLKPGGIIYLSTAPYLSFAGAHLPRLRIPIPLHLLLGRRASFATFSWLARHAPWTLREPEHENSFIKLAREGRAKFDDLLEKVRVPRLRDHIRGAQLTIVTELLQLTGTFRRAPAPVVRWLRQTPLVQDIVIGNMEYVLVRRREG